A region of the Oncorhynchus nerka isolate Pitt River linkage group LG9a, Oner_Uvic_2.0, whole genome shotgun sequence genome:
AAAttgtgccagtctgtttctgcagTTTTATTGTGTTCCAAATATGATTCAGGACTTTAAAACAATCTAAGATAGCTAAGTCTTCTGAGAAATAGAGTGAACATACTCTCAACACTTACTCTATAAAGGAACAGTGTTAGATCTGGAATATCAAATTAATTAATTTAATTGTGTCCTGTACATCTCTCTGAATGCCTCAATGCCTATTTCTTTGAATATAAACATTAAGCATCATCTGCTCTCCACGTGATCAATCTAGTTTTATATTTGTTTGATTTCTCCCTACTTTTTCAGTTTTCCGTTTTGCACCGAAAATGCGATATTATTATTTTTGGAGTACTTTTACCcttttttcgtgatatccaattggtagttacagtcttgtcccattgctgcaactcccgtatggactcgggagaggcgaaggtcgagagccatgcgtcctctgaaacacgaccccaCCAACCGCACTGCtttttgacacactgctcgcatTAACCTGGAagacagccgcaccaatgtgtctaaggaaacactgtacagctggcgaccgaagtcaagagcgccacaaggagtcactagagcgccaTGGGACAAAGACATCCCAGCCCTCTCAtaaccaggacgacgctgggccaattgtgcgccgccctatgggactcccaatcacagccagttgtgatacagcctggaatcgaaccagggtttgtagtaacgcctctaccactgagatgcagtgccttacactTGCTGTGCCACCGGGAGCCCCTATTCATTAGTCTGATTCTGTTGGAAAACGTTCTGTCACGGAAAGAGTTTAGAGTAGGAACCAAATGGAACAACACGGGGAGGGGCCtacttgaatttgtccaatagaaccTCGTTTTCGTTGCATGACATTGAACGTTTGAAGTTAACGTTTTcctttgcaaaacgttttgcaacattAAAACACGTTTTGTAGCGGAAttcgactaatgaatacaccctgcCTGGTTTGTGGTCAACTCAATTCTGGGCTACCTGTAAATCGCTTTCCCTAAACGTGTCTTCAAGTCCTAAGGACCAGAACAATTCACTGGTATCGACTTACCGCTAGATCCCCTCTGCCACTACCAGCGAGCTAAcgtcagctggctagctatagcATGGTGATTTACCATTTTCAGCTGGTTGCCGTTGTAACGTTAGATGTGAAGAAACAGGCACACTTTTTAGAATACACAATAAGCGACTTTAAATAAATATTCTAGCAAGTTTCAAAGTATATCTAATGACAGTGTTGTTTGTTGAGCTACATTTATGAAAAAACATGGCTAGTAACAAAGGTAATGTGTAGTAGGACTAGCTACCTGACATGTTGGGTAAATTCATAGCATAGCTCGCGCAAAGCCAGGGGGAGAGGCGGGTGCACAGAACACACTTTCATATCGCGAGGAAAACTGGATTCAATTTGGCGCTGGTCTGACACATGCACAGCAGCATATCTATAACAAGTCGTTGAGAAGTGAAGACTGACTGAGCAACATATAGGCCtacccagagaggaagaggcgaagcgagaggtttCACCCTCGACAAAATATGTCAAAAATAAAGCCAATGAGTTTCTATGGGCTTATTATTGGAGCTAAGCTTCCCACCTTTGGGACAACGACTTCCATTGTTAGGGCATGTATATTAGTATCTCATCATTGTATACAGATATCTGGCTACCATAGTCAACAGTTTCAATTAGTTACCACAACCACAAAGTAAAACTTGGCTATATCGTTACAATTCATTAACACAACATTTTTATTTTGGTTTTAATTTAGGGTAAGGCATAATGTTATCAGTGTGGTAAGGGTAAGTTTttaatcacattttaagaagatcaTTTGTAGAGAGGCGGGGTATATAACTTTGTGGCTggggtaactagtgacgaccctaGCCAACCAAGTATGGTAGCTGCAACCCAATATGTCGACTGGTGGGTGACAGTGCATTCCATACACTGTGTGGCTAGACCTGTCCACATCATTCTACTTTTGTAAAGGGAATGGAACGCTGCTGCTACCTCGCTCTCCAACCAAGGTGAATGCAATATACTGAAGTTAAGAGGAAATGCAGCAACTCTTGGAGGACAGTGGACGTTTATGAAAGTGCTTATTTAATAACGTAAAACTTAACATTTCAAGTGGTCCTCCTATGGGCTCAGGAACCAATCACAACGGGAATACAAAACAAGATGCAGAAACCTGACATATTGTTTTTAAACTGACTGACCAATAGATTATAACTACAAATTACTTTACATAAACGGAACGAGCGTTTATTTGCTCTGGCTGCCATCTAGTGTTCAATTGTGTAATTGTTCCAAAGTGTCCTTTACGCTGTATTAGCGTAGTCCTTGGAGTAGAAGACACCAAAAATGTAAAAGCGAGGTCTTTGACAAAACAATCCATGTTGGTTAGTTCTATTATTCACTACATACCACTATTTTAGATCGAAATGAGTAGCCAACATTTTTGTTACATTCGCTCAATTGTTCAAGTTCAATTGATGTAATCAGCAGGGATAATGCCTACTAGGTTCGTATACTATTCTACTTATTATTCTACTGCGTCTTTAACAGCTAATTAAGGTTTCCCTTGCTCACCTGAGGAATGAATAAAAGGGTAACGTTTTGGACAGaacgtttttttcttcttcattacGTCACCACCATCCTTACCAATTGAGGAATGGCCACAGTAAAGGAGAGAGCTGCCGCGCTGAATTTGTCTGGGAAGTTGTGTCTGCGTTCTCCAGGTACAAACGTTGACCTTTATTGATGGCTGTAGACGTATGCACGAATCTTTAGCCTAAATGGTCGTCATATTTTTCTACATAACAATCAAACCAATGACTCCCATGGATTTGTTGGTACATTTGACTTTCCTGTCTTGTTGTCTTTGAAGGCATTGAGTGGTCTACCAACACTGTTTATCAAGCACTGGCTGCTGATGGTTTAACCAAGGATATGGTTAAACCTATAACTAGTTTCTTTTCTCACTTATTTTGTGTTACAGGTCATGGCATGGTCCATAAGTCATTCCAGGCCTCTCCTATGTGGAGCAGCATCATTGCCAACCTCAAAATGTCAGTAAAGGTGAAGCGAAGGCGCTTTCACCTGAAGTCTCATAATGACTGCTTTCTGGGGTCAGATGCCGTGTCTGTGGTGTTGGCCCATATAGTCCAGAACAAGTTCTTTGAAGGTGCTGACATCTCACGGGACAAGGTGGTGCGTGTTTGTCAGGCCCTCCTGGACTGTAAGGTGTTTGAGACAGTTGGAGCAAAGGTCTTTGGCAAAGATAAGAGGCAAGATGTTTTCCAGGACAGCAATGGTTACCTCTACAGGTTTCTGAACACACAAATGCCTTCAATGGATGAACTTGAAAATGGAGTCCTTTCTCCTGGTATTCAAAGCACCTTTTGCAGTGCTTCTTGCAGGTGGTTATTTGTTTCGATTCTTTTATTTGAGACAAATCAATATGAAATATTAATTGGATGTAGTCTTTATTTAACTTTGCTTTCAAATGTTGTAGGCAAGAGGAGCAACTCTATTCACATGGTACACCTCTGAGATCCAACCAACTGTTGGAAACTGTCCTGGGAAACCTGAGTCTGAGTCCAAGCAAAGCACACATTGATTCTCCATTACCACAGACCCGTAAGTCATCTACTATGATAGTGTAAAGTCTGTACGATCTGATTTAACTACATCAGAGGTGCTGGTGTTGGGCAAAAACTAAAATGTGCTGCATCTCGGTCCCCAGGACTAGTATTGAACTCTAGTTGACAGTCCATTCCTTTACTCTGTAGTGGTTGATGAAGTGTTGCGTGAGGAAACGATGCTGAGACTGTTACAGCTGGTAGAGCTCCCTATGTTGGACAATCTGTTAGAAGGTGGAGAGACCTCTCCCCGTCGCATGGCACAGAGGGACCCAGACTTGATTTACACCAGCAACTACCTGGACCGTGAGATCCTGAGGGCCTTCAAGAACTCACAGTATGTAGTGTGACTTATTGGTCTTACTTGAATAGCTAAGATGGATATTTTTAACATGAATGAAGCTTATCTCATGCAGGCCTACGGAGTATAATATTCCTGGTGGTGAGTGACATAAGTTTCAGTGACACATGATTATTTTATTCTGTTGAAGGGAGGATGATTGGCTTACAGCAGCATTGGACTGTCTGGAGTTCCTGCCTGACCAGCAGGTGGTGGAGGTGAGCCGTGATCTGCCCAGGTGTCCAGACGTGGTGGGTGTCGGCCAGGGTCAGCCCTGTTGTTCAGGCTCAGGCACCCAGCAGTGCAAACTTCTGCTGTATGAAACATTGGTGAAATACTATGGCCAGTCCGACCGCTCACCCCTGCTCGCCAACCATATGTCCGACATCTACACTGGGGTTACCGAATTACTAGGTGAGACCAGAGCTATGGCCACTTCATATTACTTGGGTCATGATTGGCACTTTTTATTCTTTTAACATTTTTTTGTTTCCAGGTCTATCATAAGCAATTTGTAGGGCTGCATTAACTTGTGCTTATTTTTTGCAGTGAATGCAAAGTTTTATAAAGCTCTTGAGGCACTGCAGTTGTGTTTGAAGCTTCTGCACCCTCGTAAGCGGGAGGAACTGCGCACATTGTTGAACTTCATGGCTATGGCTGCAGACCCGCTGGAAATCAAGCTGGACAAAGAGGTGAAGCCCATGGGATAGTTATTTCTGTATGGAGTCAGCGTTCTTATTAATTTACTTTATCCAGAGGAGTTTACAGGCGCAATTAGGgttgagtgccttgctcaagattTTCacacccaaccaagccgcactgggATTTAAACGTGgactttcggttactgacccaatgctcttaaGTGCTACACTACCTGCCAGATCTTGATTAACCAGAATCAAATTGTGCATAATGTTGGAATAACTTGTATGGTCTCATTTTCAGATTGAGAACAAAATGGTTGTGAAGATGGCTTTTTCCAGAGCCATCATCCACAGCAAATCTTTAGCCAAAGAGAAAGTGGACCTCCTGGTGCTGTTTATGCTGGACAACCGCCATTACATTTTTAAGGTATTCTTGATTTGTTGACAGAGCAGTGACTGATTTATTCGTTTCCTTGAAAAGCTATATATactgagtgtagaaaacattGCTCTTTACATTGTGTACACGCAgctcaatattagaaaggtgctagatttgtctcccaggtggcgcagtggtcttagcgctagctgtgccaccagagtctctgggttcgcgcccaggctctgtcgcagctggggggtccgtggggcgacgcacaattggcctagcgtcgcctgggttagggagggtttggacaGTAGGGTTAtctttgtctcatcgcgcactagcgactcctgtggcaggccgggtgcagtgcatgctaaccaaggtcgccaggtgcacagtgtttcctccgacacattggtgcggctggcttccgggttggatgcgcgctgtgctaagaagcagtgcggcttggttgggttgtgtttcggaggatgcgtgactttcgaccttcatctctcccgagcccgtacgggagttgtagcgatgagacaagatagtaactacgaATAATTGGATACTATGGAAttggagaaaaagggggtcaaataaattgtaaaaaaaaGTGGATTCACACTGCGTGGACAAATAACTAATGTATTCTTATTACCACTATGTTGTGAATGCCATATGAGCATGCAATCATTACATCCAGTTTGATATATGGCTGGCTTGAAACATTTCTGTCTCAGATACCAGGATCTTTGCACAAGCTGGTCAGTGACAAACTTGCCAGAGTtgtgcaaggggaacaaccagaTGTGACAGGTAAAATATCTATCTAGTAGTCTTTGTGGAAGAGTGCTGACCGCCTCAAATACATCACTTACATTTTGTTCTCTCCATTGTCCTTAGGGTCCACTTTCTGTCAGCAAGTCTCAACAAAGGCTTATTCTGACTGTACTCAAAGAACAACACAAGAAGCGCTGTTGGTGTTACTGAGGAATATTAATGAAGACCCAAAGCACTCTGCCAAAGAGAGGAAACGGCTCCTCAGGCAATTTTACCAAGGCCACCCAGAAATATTTGTTCAGTATTTTGGAGATTCTGTGTCTGCTGTCAGTGTGTAGACATTGTCAATGTTGTCAAAAGATCACTTCGTACATGTTTGTACATGCCTAGGTCACTTTGTATGCATGTGATTCTGAATTAAATTTAAATAAAGTCTTAATCAATGGACACCATGGTACATTGCACACTGTCATAATCATAAATAATGAAATTGTAGTCATCTGAGAACTTATTGAACATTTTGACTTAAACTCATAGAAAGATGAGCTCTGTTTCTCACAGTATCCAAAAGGCAATACAGACATTGGAACTGATGTTGAGAgtttctgaagtttgtcattttgGCCACAGTCGATGCCGTAAAACGCCATGTTCACCCGGTTCCACTTACCAAAGTCTTATTGTATTTCTGGTCTTAATTTAGTGAGGGTCATGCATAAGATTGGCAGTGTGGTTATGGTtgggtttaaaatcacattaagAGATTAtagaaataggcggggtttatgACTGGTAACTAGTGACCATTTTCACCGGTTAGTGCTATcagatccttgggacgtccctaccctaaacttttttttttttaaccaggtaggccagtttagAACAaagtctcatttacaactgctacctggccaagatgacAAAGCAGTGacaagttacacatgggataaacaaatgtcaACACAAATCTATGTACAAAGTGTGCAAATGTAGGGAGGTGAGGCAAAATGATTACAATTAAGAATCAACACTGTGTGATGTGCAGATGTGAAAGTAGAGCTATTGGGGTGCAAGAGGATaagtaatatggggatgagaaAGTTGGatgtacagtgatcggtaagctgctctgacagctgatgcttaaagttagtgaagaagatatgtctccagcttcagagatttttgcaatttgtttcaatcattggcagcagagaactggaaggaaaggcggccaatgtaagtgttggctttggggatgaccagcgcaatatacctgctggagcgcgtgctacaggtgggtgttgctatggtgactagtgagctgagataagacagGGCTTTACCTAGAAAATGATGACCTGTAGccaatgggtttggcgacgaatatgtagtgagggccagccaacgagagcatacaggttggggtggtgggtagtatatgggactttggtgacaaaaaataatagttttacaagggtatgtttggcagcataagtGAAGGACACTTtcttgtgaaataggaagccgattctaggtttaattttggattggagatgcttaatgtgcgtctggaaggagagtttacagtctaaccagacacctagggatttgtagttgtccagagtagtgatgctggacgggcaggcaggtgcgggcagtgatcggttgaagagcatgcatttagttttacttgcatttaaaagcagttggaggccacggaaggagagttataTGGCAtggaagctcgtctggaggttacttaacacagtgtccaaagaagggccagaggtatacagaatggtgtcgtatgtgtagaggtggatcagagaatcaccagcagcaagagcgacatcattgatgtatacagagaagagagtcggcccgagaattgaaccctgtggcactcccatagagacttccagaggtacagacaacaggccctccgattttacacactgaactctatcagagaagtagttggtgaaccaggcgaggcaatcatttgagaaactaaggctgttgagtctgccgaaaaggatgtggtgattgacagaatcgaaagccttggctaggttgatgaatacggctgcacagtaacgtctcttatcaatggcggttatgatttcGTTTAGGatcttgagtgtggctgaggtgcacccatgaccagctctgaaaccagattgcatagcggagaaggtgcggtgggattcgaaatggtcggtgatctgtttgttaacttggctttcgaagaccttagaaaggcagggtaggatagatataggtctgtagcagtctgtagcagcagatacgaaagagaggttgaacaggctagtaatagtggttgcaacaatttcggcatatcattttagaaagagagggtccatattgtctagcccggcagatttgtaggggtccagattttgcagctctttcagaacatcagctgtctggatttgggtgaaggagaaatggggaggcttgtgCGAGTTGCTGTATTTAGTGTAATGTGTGATGCTGTAATCACATATCAATAAAGCGATGTTCAGCACCCAGCATTAAGCACTTCAATCCTGAGAATATTTTTTGCTTTTACATTTATGTaaaatttgcttactgccccaataggtccacagacaacgcaatcacactgcacactgccctaacccatctgtttcaagaggaatacctatgtaataaTGCTgtgcatcgattacagctcagcatttaacaccatagtaccctccaaacttgttattaagctcgagaccctgggtcttgacccgccctgtgcaactgggtcctggactttctgacgggccgcctccaggtggtgagggtaggaaacaacatctccaccacgctgatcctcaacactggggccccacaagggtgcgttctcagacccctcctgtactccctgttcacccatgactgcgtggccatgcacgcctccaactcaatcatcaagtttgcagacgacactagagtggtaggcttgattaccaacaacgacgaggtggcctacagggaggaggtgagggccctcggagtgtggtgtcaggaaaataacctcacactcaatgtaaACTAAACAAAggatatgattgtggacttcaggaaacagcagagggagcacccccctatccacatcgacgggacagtagtggagaaggtggaaagttttaagttcctcggcatacacatcacggacaaactgaaatggtccacccacacagacagcatggtgaagaaggcgcaacagcgcctcttcaacctcaggaggctgaagaaatttggcttgtcaccaaaaacactcacaaacttttacagatgcacaatcgagaggatCCTTTTGggctatatcaccgcctggtacagcaacttctccgcccacaaccgtaaggctctccagagggtagtgaggtctgcacaacgcatcaccaggggtaaactacctgccctccaggacacctacaccacccgatgtcacaggaaggccaaaaagatcatcaaggagaacaaccacccgagccactgcctgctcACCCCGCTAttgtccagaaggcgaggtcagtacaggtgcatcaaagttgggaccgagactgaaaaacagcttctatctcaaggccatcagactgttaaacagccatcactaacattgagtggctgctgccaacatactgactcaaatctctagccactttaaaaatttaaaattggatgcaataaatgtatcactagtcactttaaacaatgccactttataaaatgtttacataccctacattactcatctcatatgtcaaTACTGTATACCATCTActccatcttgcctatgccgttcggccatcgctcttccatatattcttattcattcctttacacttgtgtgtataaggtagttgttgtgaaattgttagatattactgcacggtcggaactagaagcacaagcatttaatgtgagtgtagcatttcgctacactcgcattaacatctgcctgtatgtgtatgtgaccaataaaattggatttgatgttGGTTGTCAAGCCTTTGCTGAATTTAATTCACTGCCTTTTTGTGACTTTGAAGGTGAGaatggtaaaaaaatatatatttagaggAATTAAATACTATGTATAAAACCAATACGTATATAAaacctaaatatatatatactgattctttaattatttgtccTTTGTTGGAGAATTTACTCTATTTTGTAAAATTTTTGTATTTTGTAAAAATAGAGTAAATTCTCCAACAAAggacatatatatacagtatatacagtacaaaatACAACATTTTTACAAAATAGAGTAAATTCTTCAACCAACAAAGGACAAATAATTAAAGCTTAATGAATAGTTGCTTATTtgaatcagtatatatatatttaggttTTATATACGTATTTGTTTTATACATAGTATTTAATTCctctaaatatatatttaaaatacaAAAGTGGCTATTTTGTAACCCCAGGCTTTTTTTTACCGTTAGGAAAGTGTTGATTCAAATAATGAAAGCTTAATGAATAGTTGCTTATTTGAATCagatgtgtagtgctagggcaaaaaccaaaacgtgcacaaATTGCGGTCCCAAGTacggagtttgggaaacactgcattAGGGACTCTTGGAGCAATGGAAGCAAGGCTAGAGCACCATAGTATGAGTCATAAATACCATAAAACCTAGCTGCTTTACTCAtcacatatgtatatactgtattctactctgttgtattttagtcaatgccactccgacattgctcgtactaatatttatatatatattatttccattcttttactttcagATTTGTGGtaattgtgaattgttagatactactgcactgttagagctaggaacacaagcattttgctacacccacaataacatctgctacaaatgtgtatgtgaccaatacaatttgatttgatcagatgAACACAGTTATTGTTTATTGCCAGTCGCATGCAGGTTTAGGCTGTCAATGCCCCGTCTAGTGTCTATCAATATTTATTTGT
Encoded here:
- the LOC115134700 gene encoding DEP domain-containing protein 7-like isoform X1 — protein: MATVKERAAALNLSGKLCLRSPGHGMVHKSFQASPMWSSIIANLKMSVKVKRRRFHLKSHNDCFLGSDAVSVVLAHIVQNKFFEGADISRDKVVRVCQALLDCKVFETVGAKVFGKDKRQDVFQDSNGYLYRFLNTQMPSMDELENGVLSPGIQSTFCSASCRQEEQLYSHGTPLRSNQLLETVLGNLSLSPSKAHIDSPLPQTLVDEVLREETMLRLLQLVELPMLDNLLEGGETSPRRMAQRDPDLIYTSNYLDREILRAFKNSQEDDWLTAALDCLEFLPDQQVVEVSRDLPRCPDVVGVGQGQPCCSGSGTQQCKLLLYETLVKYYGQSDRSPLLANHMSDIYTGVTELLVNAKFYKALEALQLCLKLLHPRKREELRTLLNFMAMAADPLEIKLDKEIENKMVVKMAFSRAIIHSKSLAKEKVDLLVLFMLDNRHYIFKIPGSLHKLVSDKLARVVQGEQPDVTGSTFCQQVSTKAYSDCTQRTTQEALLVLLRNINEDPKHSAKERKRLLRQFYQGHPEIFVQYFGDSVSAVSV
- the LOC115134700 gene encoding DEP domain-containing protein 7-like isoform X2: MATVKERAAALNLSGKLCLRSPGHGMVHKSFQASPMWSSIIANLKMSVKVKRRRFHLKSHNDCFLGSDAVSVVLAHIVQNKFFEGADISRDKVVRVCQALLDCKVFETVGAKVFGKDKRQDVFQDSNGYLYRFLNTQMPSMDELENGVLSPGIQSTFCSASCRQEEQLYSHGTPLRSNQLLETVLGNLSLSPSKAHIDSPLPQTLVDEVLREETMLRLLQLVELPMLDNLLEGGETSPRRMAQRDPDLIYTSNYLDREILRAFKNSQEDDWLTAALDCLEFLPDQQVVEVSRDLPRCPDVVGVGQGQPCCSGSGTQQCKLLLYETLVKYYGQSDRSPLLANHMSDIYTGVTELLVNAKFYKALEALQLCLKLLHPRKREELRTLLNFMAMAADPLEIKLDKEIENKMVVKMAFSRAIIHSKSLAKEKVDLLVLFMLDNRHYIFKGPLSVSKSQQRLILTVLKEQHKKRCWCY